The Guyparkeria halophila DNA window TTGATGCCCCGACGAATACGACAGGAATGAGCAAATTCGTGGATCTCACTCACGGCATTGCCGCCAACCGCGGCCAGTTCGTCCAGTTTCTGCTGCAGGTGTTCTTCGTCGGCGCGCTGGTGGGCATGACCCGCACGGTGCTGCCGGTGCTGTCCGAATCCGATTTCGGCCTGGGCGCGGGGGCCTTCACCACCCTGGCGAGCTTCGTGGTGATCTTCGGCGTGATCAAGGCCACGCTCAACCTGCTGGCCGGGCGCTTTTCCGACCGCTACGGGCGCAAGCGCGTGCTGGTCGCCGGCTGGCTGTTCGCCATCCCGGTGCCGTTCCTGCTGCTGATCGCCGACTCCTGGGGCTGGGTGCTGCTGGCCACGGTCTTCCTGGGCATCAACCAGGGGCTGGCGTGGTCGATGGCGCTCAACAGCAAGCTCGATCTCACCCACGCCCACCAGCGCGGGCTGGTCAACGGCGCCAACGAGTTCGCCGGCTACGGCGGCGTGGCGGTGGCCGGCTATTTTGCCGCGATTGCCGCCGAGCAGCTCGGGGCGCGTGAGGGCCTGTTCTGGTTCGGCCTGGTCGTGATCGTGCTCGCCCTGGCGCTGGCCATCTGGATGGCCCGCGACACGCTGCCCTGGGCGCGCGCCCAGCAGCAGGCCCAGGAACGAACCCGGGGCAACGACAAGGCCCCGCCGACCCGATCCGGCCTGGGCTTCTTCCTGCATGCCACCTGGGGCAACCGCAATCTGCTGGCGGTCAACCAGGCCGGGCTGGTGGAGAAATTCACCGACACCATCA harbors:
- a CDS encoding MFS transporter, which gives rise to MSKFVDLTHGIAANRGQFVQFLLQVFFVGALVGMTRTVLPVLSESDFGLGAGAFTTLASFVVIFGVIKATLNLLAGRFSDRYGRKRVLVAGWLFAIPVPFLLLIADSWGWVLLATVFLGINQGLAWSMALNSKLDLTHAHQRGLVNGANEFAGYGGVAVAGYFAAIAAEQLGAREGLFWFGLVVIVLALALAIWMARDTLPWARAQQQAQERTRGNDKAPPTRSGLGFFLHATWGNRNLLAVNQAGLVEKFTDTIIWLFVPILLVARGADLVTTGFLVGIYGVVWGAGQLITGPASDRLGRRGLITCGMWLCGAGIIAIVLSHSAWAWGLALAVTGVGMAMLYPTLGAAVADYCEPVERAGILGVYRFWRDFGYAVGALALGLVATLTDGIEAGFWFVGLSMALSGLWVALGLAPRRQDR